A stretch of Coccidioides posadasii str. Silveira chromosome 2, complete sequence DNA encodes these proteins:
- a CDS encoding uncharacterized protein (BUSCO:176478at4751~EggNog:ENOG410PFB4~COG:J~TransMembrane:2 (i361-380o386-406i)~BUSCO:4520at33183), which yields MSDSINAIHIPKKRKKHGKGSTSIANKRRATGNIEDAERETIQQLEEQISESRKYYNNIATLLSMLNVDRPNLAVAISICRVFCRLLAGGHLNKQKGASEQHSILVAWLRERYQEYQKALITILRHSGPSSQAAAVSLCMRLAKEHSTHYAGGQNNVWDDGYFNDVVTALIEADDGDQARAEFTRKYLKEYHDISVFTVLRLSNYLSVKPSAIALTNVIYFLSELGTPPTTNQTFENFYTDISKASQKVKGPLMSVNSYKQRVQSAWLLVLLNGRERSVRKRLLQMMTHEIVPWFMKPELLMDFLTDSYNQGGSISLLSLSGLFYLIQNKNLDYPQFYPKLYSLLDPDLLHSKHRSRFFRLLDTFLSSTHLPATLVASFIKRLSRLALNAPPAAIVAVVPWIYNLLKSHPSCTFMVHRALRNESLRAKIDAEGIDDPFDPLESDPTLTDAIESSLWEIEMLQTHYHPNVAALAKIISEQFTKQMYNLEDFLDHSYQALIVAELGNEEKQFKKPPVVEFQIPKRIFTDRLLEEDGGNDTELGNIFRQLWNFE from the exons ATGTCTGATTCGATAAATGCGATCCACATTccgaaaaaaaggaagaagcaTGGCAAGGGTTCAACCTCCATTGCAAACAAGCGCCGAGCAACCGGCAATATTGAAGATGCGGAAAGGGAAACAATCCAGCAACTAGAAGAGCAGATTTCGGAATCACGCAAATATTACAACAATATAGCGACGCTCTTATCGATGCTCAATGTTGACCGTCCAAATCTAGCAGTGGCAATATCTATTTGTAGGGTTTTTTGTCGGCTGTTGGCCGGCGGGCATCTCAATAAGCAAAAGGGCGCCAGCGAACAGCACTCGATATTGGTTGCTTGGCTGAGAGAAAGATATCAGGAGTATCAAAAGGCATTGATAACCATTTTGCGGCACTCGGGGCCTTCAAGCCAG GCCGCCGCAGTTTCATTATGTATGCGCCTCGCAAAAGAGCATTCCACTCATTATGCTGGAGGTCAGAACAATGTATGGGATGATGGGTATTTCAACGATGTTGTCACAGCTCTCATCGAGGCTGATGACGGTGACCAAGCTAGAGCTGAGTTCACAAGAAAATATTTAAAGGAATATCATGATATCAGTGTCTTTACAGTACTTCGGCTATC AAATTATTTATCTGTAAAACCGTCTGCAATTGCATTGACAAACGTTATCTATTTTCTCTCTGAACTCGGGACACCTCCTACCACAAATCAGACGTTCGAGAATTTTTACACCGACATATCCAAAGCTAGCCAAAAGGTCAAAGGCCCATTAATGTCCGTAAATTCCTATAAACAACGAGTTCAATCCGCCTGGTTGCTTGTCCTCTTAAATGGTCGAGAACGATCTGTGCGAAAGAGGCTACTTCAAATGATGACACACGAAATTGTCCCCTGGTTTATGAAACCAGAACTCCTGATGGACTTCCTTACCGATTCTTATAACCAGGGTGGCTCGATTTCGCTCCTATCCCTTTCGGGGCTGTTCTACCTTATACAGAACAAGAATCTCGACTATCCACAGTTTTACCCTAAGCTGTACTCCCTACTTGACCCTGATCTCCTGCACTCCAAACACCGATCCCGCTTTTTCCGACTTCTCGATACGTTCCTATCATCAACTCACCTCCCAGCGACGCTAGTCGCAAGTTTTATAAAGCGACTCTCCCGGCTGGCGCTCAACGCTCCCCCCGCAGCGATCGTGGCAGTCGTACCATGGATCTATAACCTCCTCAAGTCTCATCCATCGTGTACATTCATGGTACATCGTGCACTCCGTAATGAGTCGCTCCGAGCTAAAATTGACGCTGAAGGGATCGACGATCCCTTTGACCCCCTAGAATCGGACCCAACTCTCACGGATGCTATTGAAAGCAGTCTTTGGGAAATTGAAATGTTACAGACTCACTATCATCCCAATGTGGCGGCGCTAGCGAAAATCATATCCGAGCAGTTCACTAAGCAAATGTATAATCTAGAAGACTTTCTGGATCATTCTTACCAGGCCTTAATAGTCGCAGAGTTGGGCAACGAGGAGAAGCAGTTTAAGAAACCTCCTGTTGTGGAGTTTCAGATTCCCAAGAGAATATTTACAGATCGCCTACTTGAGGAAGATGGTGGGAATGACACTGAGCTTGGAAACATCTTCAGACAGCTGTGGAATTTTGAATAG
- the ATP4 gene encoding atp4 subunit B of the stator stalk of mitochondrial F1F0 ATP synthase (EggNog:ENOG410PJIQ~COG:C~TransMembrane:2 (i64-83o89-106i)~BUSCO:13852at33183) yields MASRLAKSALGASRLRPVLSTRTLPAVSPVTARFASNVPVEDPKTKAQSIIDALPGSSLVSKTAILSGGAGLAIAAISNELYIVNEETIAAFCLLSVFTAVFKLAGPMHKQWAESQIQKQKDILSAARADHTNAVTQRIENVKPLSEVVNITKQLFEVSKETARLEAQAYELEQRTALAAEAKRVLDSWVQYEGQVKQREQRELAESVIAKIRKELENPKLLQQILQQSVADVERIVSSKAQ; encoded by the exons ATGGCGTCGCGATTGGCAAAGAGCGCTCTTG GCGCTTCCCGTCTCCGGCCTGTCCTTTCTACCCGAACACTTCCCGCCGTTTCGCCCGTCACCGCTCGATTCGCATCCAATGTTCCGGTGGAAGACCCAAAAACCAAAGCTCAATCTATCATCGATGCTTTGCCAGGAAGCTCCCTTGTGTCAAAGACCGCCATTTTATCCGGAGGCGCCGGTCTGGCCATAGCCGCGATTAGCAACGAACTTTACATCGTCAATGAGGAGACTATTGCCGCCTTCTGTCTTCTCAGCGTGTTCACGGCCGTATTCAAACTCGCCGGCCCTATGCACAAGCAATGGGCTGAGTCCCAGATTCAGAAGCAGAAGGACATCTTATCCGCTGCTCGTGCTGACCATACCAATGCTGTTACGCAGCGTATCGAGAATGTTAAACCATTGAGTGAGGTTGTTAACATCACGAAACAGCTCTTCGAAGTCTCAAAG GAAACCGCACGACTGGAAGCTCAAGCCTATGAATTGGAACAACGCACTGCCCTCGCCGCAGAGGCCAAGAGGGTCCTTGACTCCTGGGTCCAATACGAGGGCCAGGTCAAGCAACGCGAGCAACGCGAGCTAGCCGAATCTGTTATCGCCAAGATCCGGAAGGAATTGGAAAACCCCAAGCTCCTTCAGCAAATTTTGCAGCAAAGTGTTGCCGATGTTGAGA GGATCGTGTCATCCAAGGCTCAATAG
- a CDS encoding uncharacterized protein (EggNog:ENOG410PHQU~COG:S~BUSCO:10658at33183), which produces MSLKGLLRKKNKSDNRPQASSTGLAPPEFKFIRSDTYTQEDIEPPSFGDSPLTSHSEARYAGSLHCSSSASNNGSLCHEQSPQREKDTRRISHRLRLGRRSRSGSASSVNIPTDLPSVANDSDAQEREAQWEKRATLLAQGPISVRPSSPVSPHQRPRSPSTGRLSGQEDDVDIQEAIRLHEAGELTRSTEMFKCLADPNGQNNALSQVLYGLALRHGWGCERNPESAVTYLSAAAANCASIEAEALNAGIKKGGSAKGELVLAIFELANCLRHGWGIAKDPVAARQYYETAANLGDTDAMNEVAWCYLEGFGGKKDKYVAAKYYRLAEDNGSKTLGNTWIWKEKYNSK; this is translated from the exons ATGTCTTTGAAAGGTCTTCTacgaaagaaaaataaaagtgACAACCGCCCGCAGGCATCCTCTACTGGTCTGGCGCCACCGGAATTCAAATTCATTAGATCGGATACATATACGCAGGAAGACATCGAGCCACCTAGTTTTGGCGACTCGCCACTGACAAGTCACTCGGAAGCCAGATATGCCGGTTCCTTACACTGTTCGTCCAGTGCCTCCAACAATGGATCTCTTTGCCATGAGCAGTCGCCGCAAAGGGAGAAGGATACGAGGCGTATCTCTCATCGTCTGCGTTTGGGTCGAAGGTCCAGATCTGGCAGCGCTTCTTCCGTGAATATTCCCACCGACCTACCGTCGGTCGCAAATGATAGTGATGCACAGGAGCGAGAGGCTCAATGGGAAAAGCGAGCGACACTGTTGGCGCAGGGGCCCATTAGCGTGAGGCCGTCATCACCTGTGTCTCCTCATCAGCGACCGCGAAGTCCCAGCACTGGAAGATTGAGTGGTCAAGAGGATGAT GTGGATATCCAAGAGGCTATTCGACTACACGAGGCAGGGG AGCTGACCAGGTCAACCGAGATGTTCAAGTGCCTTGCCGACCCAAACGGCCAAAATAATGCGCTGAGCCAAGTCCTTTACGGCCTGGCGCTCAG GCACGGATGGGGATGTGAGCGTAATCCTGAATCGGCTGTCACATATCTCTCGGCGGCGGCAGCAAATTGCGCCTCCATTGAAGCGGAAGCGTTAAACGCCGGAATAAAAAAAGGCGGATCAGCAAAAGGCGAGCTAGTTCTAGCCATTTTTGAGCTAGCCAACTGTTTGCGTCATGGCTGGGGCATAGCAAAGGATCCAGTGGCTGCCAGGCAGTATTATGAAACTGCGGCCAATTTAGGCGACACTGATGCGATGAACGAAGTTGCATGGTGCTATCTTGAAGGATTCGGGGGGAAAAAGGATAAA TACGTAGCTGCAAAGTACTATCGTCTGGCAGAAGATAATGGAAGTAAAACTCTTGGTAACACATG GATATGGAAAGAAAAATACAATTCCAAATGA
- a CDS encoding uncharacterized protein (EggNog:ENOG410QDQ0~COG:U~BUSCO:3701at33183), which produces MLPYRNPTVNVHAPKDSIKSANGNKEQDELLQIQDKSCLERFDDLPIEMISLTDRFVESLSAKVYDTPPSIDKLSSLFQDFYIRASSHVETHISILASRLRRGDSPSPSRSQSNSKYSFTSKIASSQKGDRSSSGKKFGEQQMLTATEVTERRRTRKLFQYKRQALEEAIEKRACESVYDKIWRHRSTLDEVRDEKLRSKTAALAVIGFGLKDLGVDIDDKNEETTQSDDWLAAARHSLIQMNDAKFPLGKLQHLTTAHKAIVDSLTRVLPSSSSADEILPTLIFALVTSPPEGMNVISNLLFIQRFRAANRIDGETAYCLTNLEAAISFLENVDLTSTDEIRNGTLVSTTCDLPPETGDLVPLPSTTIRTVPDTERDVSSYLKTDTLSKSQLAVAPHHRLSSIFQPPAKALGAANDIVRNTADLGIKNISNTLDNSFKFLFGRLKEVQVKQGEGTKDVGLVPKTLDDARRLVNNPVGVSGDFPYADGPAKCDNSARESASPRPRLDDRLASLIAGRKPPSDRTVRPIEADSDASNPSSSKPSTPSLASSNAQTSSPAFGSMRSFGNTLNPLNHIPGMIRGLSRSSTESSQVIGVPEESSRLSERQPGFGKEKVSIADVAPPIKRFMELEDAAQLTLGEIPKLLDDYKRLASVFNNFRSD; this is translated from the exons ATGCTCCCTTATCGCAATCCAACGGTCAATGTTCATGCACCCAAA GATTCAATCAAGTCGGCCAATGGAAATAAGGAACAGGATGAACTTCTACAAATACAAGACAAAAGCTGTTTGGAACGCTTTGATGATCTTCCTATTGAAATGATCAGCCTGACTGATAG ATTTGTTGAATCCTTGAGCGCTAAGGTCTACGACACTCCACCTTCAATAGACAAACTTTCCAGTTTATTTCAGGACTTCTATATTCGTGCTTCCTCGCATGTTGAGACTCATATTTCAATTTTAGCGTCTCGTCTTCGCCGTGGTGATTCTCCGTCTCCCAGCCGTTCCCAAAGCAACTCCAAATATTCGTTTACGTCGAAAATTGCTTCTTCCCAAAAAGGAGATAGAAGTAGTTCCGGTAAAAAATTTGGGGAACAGCAAATGCTTACGGCGACAGAGGTCACTGAAAGGCGACGAACGCGAAAATTATTCCAATACAAGCGCCAAGCGTTAGAAGAAGCCATAGAAAAACGTGCGTGTGAATCCGTCTATGACAAAATCTGGCGTCATAGAAGTACGCTAGACGAGGTAAGGGATGAGAAGTTACGCTCCAAAACTGCCGCCTTGGCCGTCATAGGGTTTGGTTTGAAAGATCTTGGGGTCGATATCGACGATAAGAACGAGGAAACCACACAGTCCGATGACTGGCTTGCAGCTGCGCGTCATAGTCTAATCCAGATGAACGATGCAAAATTTCCCTTAGGGAAGCTGCAGCATCTCACTACGGCTCACAAGGCCATTGTCGACAGTTTAACGAGAGTTTTGCCTTCGTCCTCCTCAGCCGATGAAATTCTTCCCACACTCATTTTCGCCCTCGTCACGTCGCCACCGGAAGGAATGAACGTTATCAGCAACCTCTTATTTATTCAACGGTTCCGCGCTGCCAACAGAATTGATGGGGAAACTGCATATTGTCTCACAAATCTGGAGGCGGCCATTAGCTTCTTGGAGAACGTTGATCTGACTAGCACGGATGAAATACGGAATGGTACTCTGGTCTCGACTACTTGCGACCTGCCTCCTGAAACCGGCGATCTTGTACCACTTCCGTCGACTACAATACGTACAGTCCCTGACACGGAGCGTGATGTCTCTTCGTATCTGAAAACAGACACCCTATCGAAGTCACAACTAGCAGTGGCTCCACATCACCGTCTAAGCAGTATTTTCCAGCCTCCGGCAAAAGCCTTAGGGGCGGCAAATGATATAGTACGCAATACCGCTGATCTAGGTATCAAAAATATTAGCAACACACTTGACAACAGTTTCAAATTTCTGTTTGGCCGACTGAAGGAAGTACAGGTTAAACAAGGAGAAGGAACAAAAGATGTTGGCCTAGTGCCGAAAACCCTTGATGACGCCCGTCGATTAGTCAATAATCCAGTCGGGGTATCGGGTGACTTCCCCTATGCAGACGGCCCTGCCAAATGTGATAACAGTGCCAGAGAATCAGCTTCTCCAAGACCTCGACTCGATGATAGGTTAGCTAGCCTTATTGCCGGGCGGAAGCCACCTAGCGACCGCACTGTTCGACCAATAGAAGCGGACTCGGATGCTTCCAACCCTAGTTCGAGCAAGCCTTCAACGCCCAGTCTCGCCTCGTCAAACGCTCAAACATCTAGCCCTGCCTTTGGCTCGATGAGAAGTTTTGGTAATACCCTTAATCCTTTGAACCATATCCCTGGAATGATCCGTGGTTTAAGCAGGAGTTCAACGGAATCCAGTCAAGTTATAGGCGTTCCGGAAGAAAGCTCCCGATTATCGGAGCGACAACCTGGAtttggaaaagaaaaggtttCGATTGCCGACGTGGCTCCTCCAATAAAGAGATTCATGGAGCTCGAAGATGCTGCGCAGCTCACACTTGGAGAAATCCCAAAGCTTCTTGATGACTACAAACGATTGGCGTCTGTTTTTAATAACTTCAGGTCAGATTGA
- a CDS encoding uncharacterized protein (EggNog:ENOG410QDQ0~COG:U~BUSCO:3701at33183): protein MSPARVDAPLSQSNGQCSCTQSMPSMTHPFSRIALPTVDQVVGLESMDPVAAPFNPLPADGEPDVFEKQDSIKSANGNKEQDELLQIQDKSCLERFDDLPIEMISLTDRFVESLSAKVYDTPPSIDKLSSLFQDFYIRASSHVETHISILASRLRRGDSPSPSRSQSNSKYSFTSKIASSQKGDRSSSGKKFGEQQMLTATEVTERRRTRKLFQYKRQALEEAIEKRACESVYDKIWRHRSTLDEVRDEKLRSKTAALAVIGFGLKDLGVDIDDKNEETTQSDDWLAAARHSLIQMNDAKFPLGKLQHLTTAHKAIVDSLTRVLPSSSSADEILPTLIFALVTSPPEGMNVISNLLFIQRFRAANRIDGETAYCLTNLEAAISFLENVDLTSTDEIRNGTLVSTTCDLPPETGDLVPLPSTTIRTVPDTERDVSSYLKTDTLSKSQLAVAPHHRLSSIFQPPAKALGAANDIVRNTADLGIKNISNTLDNSFKFLFGRLKEVQVKQGEGTKDVGLVPKTLDDARRLVNNPVGVSGDFPYADGPAKCDNSARESASPRPRLDDRLASLIAGRKPPSDRTVRPIEADSDASNPSSSKPSTPSLASSNAQTSSPAFGSMRSFGNTLNPLNHIPGMIRGLSRSSTESSQVIGVPEESSRLSERQPGFGKEKVSIADVAPPIKRFMELEDAAQLTLGEIPKLLDDYKRLASVFNNFRSD, encoded by the exons ATGTCACCAGCTCGGGTTGATGCTCCCTTATCGCAATCCAACGGTCAATGTTCATGCACCCAAAGTATGCCCTCCATGACCCATCCGTTCTCGAGAATTGCCCTACCGACTGTTGACCAAGTCGTGGGGCTTGAATCAATGGATCCTGTGGCTGCACCTTTCAATCCGCTTCCCGCTGATGGAGAACCCGATGTCTTTGAGAAGCAGGATTCAATCAAGTCGGCCAATGGAAATAAGGAACAGGATGAACTTCTACAAATACAAGACAAAAGCTGTTTGGAACGCTTTGATGATCTTCCTATTGAAATGATCAGCCTGACTGATAG ATTTGTTGAATCCTTGAGCGCTAAGGTCTACGACACTCCACCTTCAATAGACAAACTTTCCAGTTTATTTCAGGACTTCTATATTCGTGCTTCCTCGCATGTTGAGACTCATATTTCAATTTTAGCGTCTCGTCTTCGCCGTGGTGATTCTCCGTCTCCCAGCCGTTCCCAAAGCAACTCCAAATATTCGTTTACGTCGAAAATTGCTTCTTCCCAAAAAGGAGATAGAAGTAGTTCCGGTAAAAAATTTGGGGAACAGCAAATGCTTACGGCGACAGAGGTCACTGAAAGGCGACGAACGCGAAAATTATTCCAATACAAGCGCCAAGCGTTAGAAGAAGCCATAGAAAAACGTGCGTGTGAATCCGTCTATGACAAAATCTGGCGTCATAGAAGTACGCTAGACGAGGTAAGGGATGAGAAGTTACGCTCCAAAACTGCCGCCTTGGCCGTCATAGGGTTTGGTTTGAAAGATCTTGGGGTCGATATCGACGATAAGAACGAGGAAACCACACAGTCCGATGACTGGCTTGCAGCTGCGCGTCATAGTCTAATCCAGATGAACGATGCAAAATTTCCCTTAGGGAAGCTGCAGCATCTCACTACGGCTCACAAGGCCATTGTCGACAGTTTAACGAGAGTTTTGCCTTCGTCCTCCTCAGCCGATGAAATTCTTCCCACACTCATTTTCGCCCTCGTCACGTCGCCACCGGAAGGAATGAACGTTATCAGCAACCTCTTATTTATTCAACGGTTCCGCGCTGCCAACAGAATTGATGGGGAAACTGCATATTGTCTCACAAATCTGGAGGCGGCCATTAGCTTCTTGGAGAACGTTGATCTGACTAGCACGGATGAAATACGGAATGGTACTCTGGTCTCGACTACTTGCGACCTGCCTCCTGAAACCGGCGATCTTGTACCACTTCCGTCGACTACAATACGTACAGTCCCTGACACGGAGCGTGATGTCTCTTCGTATCTGAAAACAGACACCCTATCGAAGTCACAACTAGCAGTGGCTCCACATCACCGTCTAAGCAGTATTTTCCAGCCTCCGGCAAAAGCCTTAGGGGCGGCAAATGATATAGTACGCAATACCGCTGATCTAGGTATCAAAAATATTAGCAACACACTTGACAACAGTTTCAAATTTCTGTTTGGCCGACTGAAGGAAGTACAGGTTAAACAAGGAGAAGGAACAAAAGATGTTGGCCTAGTGCCGAAAACCCTTGATGACGCCCGTCGATTAGTCAATAATCCAGTCGGGGTATCGGGTGACTTCCCCTATGCAGACGGCCCTGCCAAATGTGATAACAGTGCCAGAGAATCAGCTTCTCCAAGACCTCGACTCGATGATAGGTTAGCTAGCCTTATTGCCGGGCGGAAGCCACCTAGCGACCGCACTGTTCGACCAATAGAAGCGGACTCGGATGCTTCCAACCCTAGTTCGAGCAAGCCTTCAACGCCCAGTCTCGCCTCGTCAAACGCTCAAACATCTAGCCCTGCCTTTGGCTCGATGAGAAGTTTTGGTAATACCCTTAATCCTTTGAACCATATCCCTGGAATGATCCGTGGTTTAAGCAGGAGTTCAACGGAATCCAGTCAAGTTATAGGCGTTCCGGAAGAAAGCTCCCGATTATCGGAGCGACAACCTGGAtttggaaaagaaaaggtttCGATTGCCGACGTGGCTCCTCCAATAAAGAGATTCATGGAGCTCGAAGATGCTGCGCAGCTCACACTTGGAGAAATCCCAAAGCTTCTTGATGACTACAAACGATTGGCGTCTGTTTTTAATAACTTCAGGTCAGATTGA